A section of the Bradyrhizobium oligotrophicum S58 genome encodes:
- a CDS encoding NAD(P)/FAD-dependent oxidoreductase, which yields MADVVVIGAGLSGSLMAYEMLPQLRKEDRVTVISQGSSYHFVPSNPWVAVGWRKRDEIEIDLVDVMQRKGIRLLTQGAKRVHPAENQVELSDGAMVAYDYLVVATGPELAFDEIPGLGPDGHTQSVCHVDHAMHAKAAFDRLAEKPGPVIVGAVQGASCFGPAYEFLFILETELRRRKMRDQVPMTFVTSEPYIGHLGLDGVGDTKGLLESEMREKHIKWITSARVTKVEDGRMSVEEVADDGTVRKTHELPFAYSMMLPAFRGVGAIRGIDKLTNPRGFVIVDKHQRNPAFPNVFAIGVCVAIPPIGPTPVPVGVPKTGFMIESMVTATAMNIGALLRGQEPKAQPTWNAICLADFGDSGVAFLAQPQIPPRNVNWSSKGEWVHYAKVAFEKYFLRKMKRGTSEPFYEKFLLDRLNIAKIKEVRTGT from the coding sequence ATGGCGGACGTTGTCGTGATCGGAGCAGGGCTGAGCGGCTCGCTGATGGCTTATGAAATGTTGCCGCAGTTGAGAAAGGAGGATCGCGTGACCGTCATCTCGCAAGGGTCCTCCTATCACTTCGTGCCGTCCAACCCGTGGGTCGCGGTTGGCTGGCGCAAGCGTGACGAGATCGAGATCGATCTTGTCGACGTGATGCAGCGCAAGGGCATCCGGCTGCTGACGCAGGGCGCCAAGCGCGTGCATCCGGCTGAGAACCAGGTCGAGCTGTCGGACGGCGCCATGGTCGCCTACGACTATCTCGTCGTCGCCACCGGCCCGGAGCTGGCGTTCGACGAAATTCCAGGCCTTGGGCCGGACGGGCATACGCAGTCGGTGTGCCATGTCGACCACGCGATGCACGCGAAGGCGGCCTTCGACAGGCTGGCCGAGAAGCCCGGTCCGGTGATCGTCGGTGCGGTGCAGGGCGCGTCCTGCTTCGGCCCCGCCTACGAATTCCTGTTCATCCTGGAGACCGAGCTACGGCGGCGGAAAATGCGCGACCAGGTGCCGATGACCTTCGTGACCTCGGAGCCCTATATCGGCCATCTCGGCCTCGACGGTGTCGGCGACACCAAGGGGCTGCTCGAGAGCGAGATGCGCGAGAAGCACATCAAGTGGATCACCAGCGCGCGCGTCACCAAGGTCGAGGACGGGCGCATGTCGGTCGAGGAGGTCGCCGACGACGGCACGGTGCGCAAGACGCATGAGCTGCCGTTTGCCTATTCGATGATGCTGCCGGCCTTCCGCGGCGTCGGTGCCATCAGGGGTATCGACAAGCTGACCAATCCGCGGGGCTTCGTCATCGTGGACAAGCATCAGCGCAATCCGGCCTTTCCCAACGTCTTCGCCATCGGCGTCTGCGTCGCAATCCCGCCAATCGGGCCGACGCCGGTGCCGGTCGGCGTGCCCAAGACCGGCTTCATGATCGAATCCATGGTCACGGCGACTGCCATGAACATCGGGGCATTGCTGCGCGGCCAGGAGCCTAAGGCGCAACCGACCTGGAATGCGATCTGCCTCGCCGATTTCGGCGATTCCGGCGTCGCCTTCCTGGCCCAGCCGCAGATCCCGCCGCGCAACGTCAACTGGTCGTCGAAGGGGGAGTGGGTGCACTATGCCAAGGTCGCCTTCGAGAAGTACTTCCTGCGCAAGATGAAGCGCGGCACGTCCGAGCCGTTCTACGAGAAGTTCCTGCTCGACCGGCTCAACATCGCAAAGATCAAGGAAGTCAGGACCGGCACATGA
- the ccoG gene encoding cytochrome c oxidase accessory protein CcoG: MADQDETYIVGPLYKARDKVYPAAVHGRFRRIKWTILCITLGIYYLLPFVRWDRGPGMPNQAVLVDFPHRRFYFFFIELWPQEVYYFTGLLIIAAVALFLMNAVAGRLWCGYLCPQTVWTDLFYAVERWVEGDRRERILSDKRGWTFTHIRQVALKHFLWIMIGWWTGGAWVLYFDDAPTLVKDLATFQAPFTAYLWIGILTATTYVFAGHAREQVCIYMCPWPRIQAALTDEWALNVTYKGDRGEPRMSVKKADAARLQGEPAGDCVDCHQCINVCPTGVDIRHGIQLGCIQCSLCIDACDSVMTQIGRPTGLIGYDTDINVQRRREGKPEIYRIIRPRTIIYASFIAIVGGIMLYSLATRGTMGINVLHERNPLFVQLSDGGVRNDYTVRLLNKRGARDFVLDVVGLPNAKVTVAGETREQDGRMMIDVGQDQTREIRMSIEAKDDNIPPAPVDIEIRITDPATGTSVSKHDHFVPPTR; this comes from the coding sequence ATGGCTGACCAGGACGAAACCTATATCGTCGGTCCGCTCTACAAGGCGCGCGACAAGGTCTATCCGGCGGCCGTGCACGGCCGCTTCCGCCGCATCAAATGGACGATCCTCTGCATCACGCTTGGCATCTACTATCTGCTGCCCTTCGTGCGTTGGGACCGTGGTCCCGGCATGCCGAACCAGGCGGTGCTGGTCGATTTCCCGCATCGCCGGTTCTATTTCTTCTTCATCGAGCTGTGGCCCCAGGAGGTCTACTACTTCACGGGCCTGCTCATCATTGCGGCGGTGGCCCTGTTCCTGATGAATGCGGTGGCCGGCCGGCTGTGGTGCGGCTATCTCTGCCCGCAGACGGTGTGGACCGACCTGTTCTATGCGGTCGAGCGCTGGGTCGAGGGCGACCGGCGCGAGCGCATCCTCAGCGACAAGCGTGGCTGGACCTTCACCCACATTCGCCAGGTCGCGCTCAAGCATTTCCTCTGGATCATGATCGGCTGGTGGACCGGCGGCGCGTGGGTGCTTTATTTCGACGACGCCCCCACCTTGGTGAAGGATCTCGCCACCTTCCAGGCGCCGTTCACGGCCTATCTTTGGATCGGGATTCTCACGGCAACCACTTACGTGTTCGCCGGTCATGCCCGCGAGCAGGTCTGCATCTACATGTGCCCGTGGCCGCGCATCCAGGCGGCGCTGACCGACGAATGGGCGCTCAACGTCACCTATAAGGGCGACCGCGGCGAGCCGCGCATGTCGGTCAAGAAAGCCGATGCGGCGCGGCTGCAGGGCGAGCCGGCCGGCGATTGCGTCGACTGCCATCAGTGCATCAATGTCTGCCCGACCGGCGTCGATATCCGCCATGGCATCCAGCTCGGCTGCATTCAGTGCAGCCTGTGCATCGACGCCTGCGATAGCGTGATGACGCAGATCGGCCGCCCCACCGGCCTGATCGGCTATGACACCGACATCAATGTCCAGCGCCGGCGGGAAGGCAAGCCGGAGATCTACCGGATCATCCGCCCGCGCACGATCATCTATGCGAGCTTCATTGCGATCGTCGGCGGCATCATGCTTTATTCGCTGGCGACGCGAGGCACGATGGGCATCAACGTTCTCCATGAACGCAATCCGCTATTCGTGCAGCTGTCGGATGGCGGCGTGCGCAACGACTACACGGTGCGCCTGCTCAACAAGCGTGGTGCGCGCGATTTCGTGCTCGACGTCGTCGGCCTGCCGAACGCCAAGGTGACGGTGGCCGGCGAGACGCGCGAGCAGGACGGCCGCATGATGATCGATGTCGGCCAGGACCAGACCCGCGAGATCCGCATGTCGATCGAGGCCAAGGACGACAATATTCCGCCGGCACCGGTCGACATCGAGATCAGGATCACGGATCCGGCGACCGGTACCTCGGTCAGTAAGCATGATCACTTCGTGCCGCCGACGCGATAG
- a CDS encoding O-linked N-acetylglucosamine transferase, SPINDLY family protein, with product MQSSVGSRAFQNARLQKRARKQAEILLPTAVKAYREGRHPEAQALCRQILQDLPDHFGALHLLGVSERDCGHYDQAALVLTRAAEVDPRSAEAQSNLGLSLLRLGRHEEARARYERAIALQPNFPTALTNLGNTLTSLFRFEEAISAHDRAIALKPDYGDAYANRGMALLLTSRNEEAGQSFDRALSLQPRLLTALFGKAIVSMNLRNFDAALAALNAALAINPNAAAMIAQRGRVYQEQARFAEAEAEFDAALALEPLLEDALRGKATVALVSGNIALANSFINKMLAQNPNSESAWTLLGVCSAMQGDIATAIAHYDRALAIKPDHEDAITKKIFALDFLPDVDVERLQSERRYWWEAIGSRLPRLALGERDLDPDRRLVVGYVSSDFRDHSAAFAFIPILRHHDHAKFEIIAYSCSPVRDAKTDLCRSLVDRWVDASRLGDDQLADQIRADKIDILVDLSGHSAGHRLTLFARKPAPIQVSAVGSVTGTGLPVMDYLLADPVVIPAAVRDLFAEKIYDLPSLITIEPPPVIPASPLPMLRNDHVTFGVFNRIDKISEPCLRLWSKLMAATPGSIIVVKNHSMSDALLRDGLIARFVAQGIAADRVRCVGKTGRAEHLSMFADIDIALDPFPQNGGISTWEALQMGVPVVTKLGSGPAARAGGAIVKAVGLDEWVAENDEGYLAIALKFCSRPAELAALRAALPAMVLNSAAGNGALYTQHVEKAYRTFWHDYCAQATAS from the coding sequence TTGCAAAGCAGCGTCGGCTCGCGGGCCTTTCAGAACGCAAGGCTGCAGAAGCGGGCCAGGAAGCAGGCGGAAATCCTGTTGCCGACCGCGGTCAAGGCCTACCGCGAGGGCCGGCATCCGGAGGCTCAAGCGCTGTGCCGGCAGATCCTTCAGGACTTACCTGATCATTTTGGCGCCCTGCATCTGCTCGGCGTGTCCGAAAGGGACTGCGGCCATTACGACCAGGCGGCGCTCGTCTTGACGCGCGCAGCCGAGGTTGACCCGCGCTCGGCCGAAGCCCAATCCAATCTTGGCTTGTCGCTCCTCCGGCTCGGCCGTCATGAGGAGGCCCGCGCCCGTTACGAACGCGCCATCGCCCTGCAGCCCAACTTCCCGACCGCGCTCACCAATCTCGGCAATACACTGACGAGCCTCTTCCGTTTCGAAGAGGCGATATCAGCGCATGACCGCGCCATCGCGCTCAAGCCCGACTATGGCGACGCCTATGCCAATCGCGGCATGGCGCTGCTGCTCACGAGCCGGAACGAAGAAGCCGGCCAGAGCTTCGATCGCGCGCTCTCGCTGCAGCCGCGGTTGCTGACGGCCCTTTTTGGCAAGGCCATTGTCAGCATGAACCTGCGGAATTTCGATGCTGCGCTGGCAGCGCTGAATGCCGCGTTGGCCATCAATCCGAATGCAGCCGCCATGATCGCCCAGCGCGGACGGGTCTATCAGGAGCAGGCCAGGTTCGCCGAGGCGGAAGCCGAGTTTGACGCGGCACTCGCCCTCGAACCGCTGCTGGAAGATGCACTGCGCGGCAAGGCCACGGTGGCACTCGTCAGCGGCAACATCGCCCTGGCGAACTCGTTCATCAACAAGATGCTGGCACAGAACCCGAATTCGGAGAGTGCCTGGACCTTGCTCGGCGTCTGCTCTGCGATGCAAGGCGACATCGCGACGGCGATCGCGCATTACGACCGCGCGCTTGCGATCAAGCCGGACCATGAGGACGCGATCACCAAGAAGATCTTTGCGCTGGATTTCCTGCCCGACGTCGATGTGGAACGTCTGCAGTCAGAAAGGAGATATTGGTGGGAGGCGATCGGCTCGCGATTGCCACGCTTGGCGCTTGGCGAGCGAGATCTCGACCCCGACCGGCGACTTGTCGTCGGCTACGTATCGTCCGATTTCCGCGACCATTCGGCGGCTTTTGCCTTCATACCAATCCTGCGCCATCACGATCACGCGAAATTCGAAATCATTGCCTATTCCTGTTCGCCGGTGAGGGACGCCAAGACAGACCTGTGCCGTTCGCTGGTCGATCGCTGGGTCGACGCCTCACGGTTGGGCGACGACCAACTCGCCGATCAGATCAGGGCGGACAAGATCGACATCCTCGTCGACCTCTCCGGGCATTCCGCCGGCCACCGTCTCACCCTGTTTGCGCGCAAGCCCGCCCCGATCCAGGTCTCGGCCGTCGGCAGCGTCACCGGGACGGGCCTGCCCGTCATGGATTACCTGCTGGCCGATCCGGTGGTGATCCCGGCTGCGGTCCGGGATCTGTTTGCCGAGAAGATCTACGACCTGCCGTCGCTCATCACGATCGAACCGCCGCCTGTCATTCCAGCATCGCCGCTGCCGATGCTTCGCAACGATCACGTCACTTTCGGCGTGTTCAACCGTATCGACAAGATTTCCGAGCCGTGTCTCCGACTCTGGTCGAAGCTGATGGCTGCAACGCCGGGCTCGATCATCGTGGTCAAGAATCATTCGATGAGCGATGCGCTGCTGCGCGACGGATTGATCGCTCGCTTCGTCGCGCAGGGTATTGCCGCCGACAGGGTCCGTTGTGTCGGAAAGACGGGGCGAGCGGAGCATCTTTCGATGTTCGCCGATATCGACATCGCGCTCGATCCGTTCCCGCAAAATGGCGGCATCTCGACCTGGGAGGCGTTGCAGATGGGCGTGCCCGTGGTCACCAAGCTCGGCAGCGGCCCCGCCGCCCGCGCAGGTGGAGCGATCGTCAAGGCGGTCGGTCTCGACGAGTGGGTCGCCGAAAACGACGAAGGCTATCTCGCCATCGCCCTCAAATTCTGTTCCCGGCCTGCTGAGCTTGCCGCGCTCCGCGCTGCGCTGCCGGCCATGGTTCTGAATTCAGCCGCCGGGAACGGTGCACTCTACACGCAGCATGTGGAAAAGGCATATCGGACGTTCTGGCACGATTACTGCGCACAAGCGACGGCGAGCTAG
- a CDS encoding YgaP family membrane protein — MKENAMNVDKAVLTFAGIVVLLSLALGWYVSPYCFLLAAFAGVNMIQASFTGFCPAAIVFKKLGLRSGNAFS, encoded by the coding sequence ATGAAGGAAAATGCCATGAACGTCGACAAAGCAGTTCTCACCTTCGCGGGGATCGTCGTCCTGCTCAGTCTGGCCCTGGGTTGGTATGTCAGTCCGTATTGTTTCCTGCTCGCGGCCTTTGCGGGCGTGAACATGATCCAGGCCTCGTTCACCGGCTTCTGCCCGGCAGCGATCGTCTTTAAGAAGCTGGGGCTCAGAAGCGGCAACGCGTTCTCCTGA
- a CDS encoding ArsR/SmtB family transcription factor: MEVAADQASDLLKALSNRHRLLIICQLVDDERSVGELAEFLGLRDSAVSQHLALLRKDGLVSTRRDGQTIYYSITSEPAREVLKTLYQVYCAPRPPKSAPSL; this comes from the coding sequence ATGGAAGTAGCGGCGGACCAGGCCAGCGACTTGCTGAAAGCCCTGTCCAACCGTCACCGCCTCCTGATCATCTGCCAGCTGGTCGACGACGAGCGGTCGGTCGGCGAACTCGCTGAATTCCTCGGGCTGCGCGACTCGGCCGTGTCGCAGCATCTTGCACTGCTGCGCAAGGATGGTCTGGTCAGCACCCGGCGCGACGGGCAGACGATCTACTATTCGATCACGAGCGAGCCGGCCCGCGAGGTCCTCAAGACGCTGTACCAAGTGTACTGCGCGCCACGACCGCCGAAATCGGCCCCGAGCCTATGA
- a CDS encoding efflux RND transporter periplasmic adaptor subunit yields the protein MRRLSVLSLIAVMAWQAAPARAETLTVAPRQVADEKAVFATVESISVVPARGRIGGTIAQLSVREGDPVKRGQPIALIGDEKLALQLKSLDAQIEALQAQANQAQIDFTRTEGLVERGTLPRIKLDETRTALNVAENSLRAKIAERAVVNQQMTEGQVLAPDDGRVLKKLVAVGSVVLPGDPVVTVAQQNFKLRLRVPERHALFLKAGDKVRLDGAEFGDTSDKWGVIDLVYPQIEEGRVVADAIVPSLGQYFVGDRLRVWISGGQRDAYVIPARYVTTRFGIDYVQLQQGAQKVSVPVQRGRALPSADLPDGLEILSGLRAGDQLVQP from the coding sequence ATGCGCAGATTATCGGTCCTGAGCTTGATCGCCGTGATGGCGTGGCAGGCGGCGCCGGCCCGCGCCGAGACACTGACGGTGGCACCGCGACAGGTCGCCGACGAAAAGGCGGTGTTCGCGACGGTGGAGAGCATCAGCGTCGTTCCGGCGCGCGGCCGGATCGGCGGCACGATCGCCCAGCTTTCGGTTCGCGAAGGCGATCCGGTCAAGCGCGGCCAGCCGATCGCCTTGATCGGCGACGAGAAGCTCGCGCTGCAGCTCAAGTCGCTGGACGCGCAGATCGAGGCGCTGCAGGCCCAGGCCAACCAGGCGCAGATCGATTTCACCCGCACTGAAGGCCTGGTCGAGCGCGGCACCCTGCCTCGGATCAAGCTCGACGAAACGCGTACCGCCCTCAACGTCGCCGAGAACTCGCTGCGGGCCAAGATCGCCGAACGCGCCGTCGTCAATCAGCAGATGACCGAAGGTCAGGTGCTGGCGCCCGATGATGGCCGCGTGCTGAAGAAACTGGTCGCGGTCGGATCCGTGGTTTTGCCCGGCGATCCCGTGGTCACCGTGGCGCAGCAGAACTTCAAGCTGCGGCTGCGTGTGCCCGAGCGCCATGCGCTGTTCCTGAAGGCCGGCGACAAGGTCCGTCTCGATGGCGCCGAGTTCGGCGACACCTCGGACAAATGGGGCGTCATCGACCTGGTCTATCCGCAGATCGAGGAAGGCCGGGTCGTGGCCGACGCGATCGTCCCCAGTCTCGGCCAATATTTCGTCGGCGACCGGCTCCGGGTCTGGATCTCCGGCGGGCAGCGCGACGCCTACGTGATCCCCGCCCGCTACGTCACCACCCGGTTCGGCATCGACTACGTCCAGCTGCAGCAGGGCGCGCAGAAAGTGAGCGTCCCCGTGCAGCGCGGCCGCGCTCTGCCGAGTGCAGACCTTCCCGATGGACTTGAAATCCTGTCCGGCCTGCGCGCCGGCGACCAATTGGTGCAGCCGTGA
- the trxC gene encoding thioredoxin TrxC, with protein MSPTFQLVCGHCGQINRLPTGRAPTQGKCGKCRAPLFSGHPVEVDQAAFERHVAHSDLPLLVDVWAPWCGPCRAMAPMFARAAEELEPRVQLLKLNSDEAPEVSSRFGISGIPTMLLLQQGRELARISGAMDSQRIVAWTLSGLRP; from the coding sequence ATGAGCCCGACCTTTCAGCTGGTGTGCGGTCATTGCGGGCAGATCAACCGTCTGCCCACGGGCCGCGCGCCGACCCAGGGAAAATGCGGCAAATGCCGCGCGCCGCTGTTCTCCGGCCATCCGGTCGAGGTCGACCAGGCCGCATTCGAGCGCCATGTCGCGCATAGCGACCTGCCGCTGCTCGTCGACGTCTGGGCGCCCTGGTGCGGCCCCTGCCGGGCGATGGCGCCGATGTTCGCCCGCGCCGCCGAGGAACTGGAGCCGCGCGTGCAACTGCTGAAGCTAAACTCCGACGAGGCGCCGGAGGTTTCGTCCCGGTTCGGCATCTCCGGAATTCCGACCATGCTGCTGCTGCAGCAGGGCCGGGAGCTGGCGCGCATCTCGGGTGCGATGGACTCGCAACGAATCGTCGCCTGGACGCTGTCCGGCCTGCGGCCGTGA
- a CDS encoding eCIS core domain-containing protein yields the protein MKAAASHSAASPRAAKAERPGTGVALQPPLPLLQPLQPRLEIGAVDDPAEREAEAVARAVVGSPAGAVTPRLGAGASTRPTALQRQCECGGTCASCREDKLRRQPSQGSDPSTQARLAPPIVHDVLRSPGQPLERPARATMERRFGSSFAGVRIHSDSRAAASARAVGAQAYTVGNNVVFGHGRYAPASRAGQHLLAHELAHVVQQRGESAVLRRAPDYSKMTIEELRKLVSSHDKAAVEALQDRYAAMGDGQLAQYAKGTDELAIHEYARRVITPADAAGQGRFSQNGMQDLLAKDIKANRTGSGITRVEPNAVAPNIEVEGGTVGAARTDIPGLDNRSFVGQSKLAGGPGYNAQSNFPPHTSPETLPHTHGHAEQHIADQLEEALAKIPRDQLKGRRVWMLIEQEVCATCGQGATNAETAAGVLKKLSLKYPELTFEVKNLQSSSLTILKGSETAIAAAEGAQSVPGAPAGQQATSVQVETKVEVISSTRNANGTTVSEVRYSFGKNLEQVNSTAPAGAKVPQQITIRITQNADGSIAAVESLTGEPQALVEALAQKTLAGAGGEAAGLEGAAEGAAAAANAGRRMALLFKGLKIGGLAAFTIITGYQLYTATPKQRPRVLAGAAGGLAGGALGSYVVCNLMLDIETAGWGILICGLIVGGAAGYASSKGSEAAYDAATETDLDRAYKRLEGKRPNEIGIYNILINRMGSDGCVDADFVNAFMRAFPEGVSDAETVLIAAQLADASIQGVPPVARLPARTPSAGKDDVCPSCHGRMPKDLPGPKMTLGEVEALNRIPTCSSVTGQALTVLRSAVKNLPQRPHSLPAPAQPQPVQPRDPNAHASPPGYRPPDPNRNAFPSVQEQLGTVCPNCHAPNRGKEMWKDFGFGHDPKNDEATRKFLQDWLSK from the coding sequence ATGAAGGCTGCCGCATCGCATAGCGCCGCCAGCCCGCGCGCTGCCAAGGCCGAGCGGCCGGGCACGGGCGTTGCGCTGCAGCCGCCATTACCGCTGCTGCAGCCCCTGCAGCCGCGGCTCGAGATCGGCGCGGTGGACGATCCTGCCGAGCGCGAAGCCGAGGCGGTCGCGCGCGCAGTCGTCGGCAGCCCGGCAGGCGCCGTCACGCCGCGGCTGGGCGCCGGCGCGTCGACGCGGCCGACCGCGCTGCAGCGGCAATGTGAATGCGGCGGTACCTGCGCCTCTTGCAGGGAAGACAAGCTGAGGCGGCAGCCAAGCCAGGGCAGCGATCCATCCACGCAGGCCCGCCTCGCACCGCCGATCGTGCACGACGTCCTGCGCTCGCCCGGCCAGCCGCTCGAACGTCCTGCGCGCGCCACCATGGAAAGACGCTTCGGCTCCAGCTTCGCGGGCGTCCGCATCCACAGCGATAGCCGCGCTGCTGCTTCGGCCCGTGCCGTCGGCGCCCAGGCCTATACGGTCGGCAACAACGTGGTGTTCGGTCATGGACGCTACGCGCCGGCGTCCCGTGCGGGCCAGCACCTGCTCGCGCATGAACTGGCGCATGTCGTGCAGCAGCGCGGCGAGAGCGCGGTGCTGCGGCGTGCGCCGGACTACAGCAAGATGACGATCGAGGAACTGCGCAAGCTGGTCAGCAGTCATGACAAGGCAGCCGTCGAAGCGCTGCAGGATCGCTATGCCGCAATGGGCGATGGCCAGCTCGCGCAATACGCCAAGGGCACTGATGAGCTCGCGATCCACGAATATGCCCGGCGCGTGATCACGCCTGCGGACGCCGCCGGCCAAGGCCGCTTCTCCCAGAACGGCATGCAGGACCTGCTGGCCAAAGACATCAAGGCCAATCGCACCGGCAGCGGCATCACCCGTGTCGAGCCCAATGCAGTGGCGCCGAACATCGAGGTCGAGGGCGGCACCGTCGGTGCTGCCCGCACCGACATTCCCGGCCTGGACAACCGCAGCTTCGTCGGCCAGTCGAAGCTGGCGGGCGGGCCGGGCTACAATGCGCAATCCAACTTCCCGCCGCACACCAGTCCGGAGACCTTGCCGCACACGCACGGCCATGCCGAGCAGCACATCGCCGACCAGCTCGAGGAGGCGCTCGCGAAGATTCCGCGCGACCAGCTCAAGGGCCGCCGCGTCTGGATGCTGATCGAACAGGAAGTATGCGCAACCTGCGGCCAGGGCGCAACCAACGCCGAGACGGCGGCCGGCGTTCTGAAGAAGCTCAGCCTGAAATATCCGGAGCTCACCTTCGAGGTTAAAAACCTGCAGAGCAGCAGCCTGACGATCCTGAAAGGATCGGAGACGGCCATCGCCGCCGCCGAAGGCGCGCAGAGTGTGCCCGGCGCACCGGCCGGCCAGCAGGCTACGTCGGTGCAGGTCGAGACCAAGGTCGAGGTGATCAGCTCCACGCGCAATGCGAATGGCACGACAGTGTCGGAGGTCAGATACAGCTTCGGCAAGAACCTCGAACAGGTCAACAGCACGGCTCCGGCCGGCGCCAAGGTGCCACAACAGATCACGATCAGGATCACGCAGAACGCCGACGGCAGCATCGCTGCTGTCGAGTCGCTGACGGGCGAGCCGCAGGCGCTGGTCGAAGCCCTGGCACAGAAGACGCTCGCCGGCGCCGGTGGCGAGGCCGCCGGCCTCGAAGGTGCCGCCGAGGGCGCGGCCGCAGCCGCCAACGCCGGGCGCCGCATGGCGCTGCTGTTCAAGGGCCTCAAGATCGGCGGCCTTGCCGCCTTTACCATCATCACCGGCTATCAGCTCTACACCGCAACGCCGAAGCAGCGCCCGCGCGTGCTGGCCGGCGCGGCCGGCGGTCTGGCCGGCGGCGCGCTGGGAAGCTACGTGGTCTGCAATCTCATGCTCGACATCGAGACCGCCGGATGGGGCATCCTGATCTGCGGCCTCATCGTCGGCGGCGCAGCCGGCTATGCGAGCAGCAAGGGCAGCGAGGCCGCCTATGATGCCGCCACCGAGACCGATCTCGACCGCGCCTACAAGCGGCTTGAAGGCAAGCGGCCGAACGAGATCGGCATCTACAATATCCTCATCAATCGGATGGGCTCCGACGGCTGCGTCGACGCAGACTTCGTCAACGCGTTCATGCGAGCTTTCCCTGAAGGCGTCTCGGACGCCGAGACAGTCCTGATCGCGGCACAGCTTGCCGATGCATCGATCCAGGGCGTGCCACCGGTCGCGCGCCTGCCGGCGCGAACACCGTCCGCCGGCAAGGATGACGTCTGTCCCTCCTGCCATGGACGGATGCCGAAGGATCTGCCCGGACCGAAGATGACGCTTGGCGAGGTGGAGGCGCTGAATAGGATTCCAACCTGTTCCAGCGTCACCGGACAGGCGCTGACGGTGCTGCGATCGGCAGTCAAGAACCTGCCGCAGCGGCCGCACAGCCTGCCGGCTCCCGCTCAGCCTCAGCCCGTTCAGCCGCGCGATCCAAACGCGCACGCCAGCCCGCCGGGCTACAGGCCGCCTGATCCCAACCGCAATGCATTCCCGAGCGTGCAGGAGCAGCTCGGCACGGTTTGCCCGAACTGCCATGCGCCGAACCGCGGCAAGGAAATGTGGAAGGATTTCGGTTTCGGCCACGACCCGAAGAATGACGAAGCCACCCGGAAATTCCTGCAGGACTGGCTGTCGAAATGA